A single window of Thermovenabulum gondwanense DNA harbors:
- a CDS encoding transporter associated domain-containing protein has product MKKKITNFIVKSVFLLEAFLAFFIIFGVIVGSIDLVRYFRMIYETPPLQTFSLLQTFLGHALLLVVGLELVIMLVRHTPSSIVEVLLYATARKIIIETKSTWEIFLGIIAIGVIFAINRIFAPGKSFSSEGVLVNSAMPVEEVNRLANVNIPKNLGNTIGGVIFNLANEEGKVIKEKDVFYINDAEVTIISMEENLIKNLLIKKIKDGED; this is encoded by the coding sequence TTGAAAAAGAAAATAACAAATTTTATTGTTAAAAGCGTGTTTTTATTGGAAGCTTTTTTGGCATTTTTTATTATATTTGGAGTAATTGTGGGTTCGATTGATCTTGTTAGGTATTTCAGGATGATATATGAAACGCCGCCGCTACAGACCTTTTCGTTATTACAAACCTTTTTAGGCCATGCCTTGCTTTTGGTAGTAGGTTTAGAGCTTGTTATAATGCTTGTAAGACATACGCCTTCGAGTATAGTAGAAGTGTTACTTTATGCCACTGCAAGGAAAATAATAATAGAGACAAAATCCACCTGGGAAATATTTTTGGGTATTATAGCAATTGGGGTTATTTTTGCTATTAACAGGATTTTTGCACCGGGTAAATCCTTTTCCAGCGAAGGGGTTCTTGTAAATTCTGCAATGCCCGTTGAAGAGGTAAATAGGTTAGCAAATGTCAATATTCCTAAGAACTTGGGAAATACTATAGGAGGTGTAATTTTTAATTTAGCAAATGAAGAGGGCAAGGTAATAAAAGAAAAGGATGTATTTTATATAAATGACGCAGAAGTTACAATAATTTCTATGGAAGAAAATTTAATTAAAAATCTATTAATAAAAAAGATAAAGGATGGGGAAGATTAG
- the nadE gene encoding NAD(+) synthase → MNTEILAGKLVDWLKEKVYSAGATGAVFGMSGGIDSAVVAVLCKKAFGQDILGLFLPCYSSKKDEEDAIKVAKKFEIPLKKISLDPVYDTFLTILDPTENKTAKANIKPRLRMITLYYYAALRNYLVIGTGNKSELTVGYFTKYGDGGVDLLPLGNLVKSQVRDLARFFEIPEDIIDKPPTAGLWEGQTDEGEMGISYKELDTYILTGEALPHVKEKIENMNKKSEHKRRLPLIPPF, encoded by the coding sequence TTGAATACAGAAATACTTGCAGGTAAACTGGTGGATTGGCTAAAAGAAAAAGTTTACAGTGCTGGGGCAACCGGAGCAGTATTTGGTATGAGCGGCGGGATTGACTCGGCAGTGGTAGCGGTATTATGTAAAAAAGCCTTTGGTCAAGATATTCTGGGTCTATTCCTTCCCTGTTACAGTAGTAAAAAAGATGAGGAAGATGCAATAAAAGTTGCAAAAAAATTTGAAATCCCCTTAAAAAAAATTTCCCTGGACCCAGTTTATGATACCTTTTTGACTATTTTAGACCCCACTGAAAATAAAACGGCGAAGGCAAATATTAAGCCAAGGCTTCGTATGATTACCCTTTATTATTATGCTGCTTTAAGAAATTACCTGGTTATAGGGACGGGAAATAAAAGCGAGCTTACGGTTGGGTATTTTACAAAATATGGTGATGGTGGGGTTGACCTGTTACCGCTGGGTAATTTGGTAAAATCCCAGGTTAGGGATTTGGCAAGGTTTTTTGAAATTCCCGAGGATATTATTGATAAGCCTCCTACGGCCGGTTTGTGGGAAGGGCAAACCGATGAAGGAGAGATGGGTATATCTTATAAAGAGCTGGATACTTATATCTTAACGGGTGAAGCATTGCCTCACGTAAAGGAAAAAATAGAAAATATGAATAAAAAAAGTGAACATAAAAGGAGATTACCTCTTATACCACCTTTTTAA
- the ruvC gene encoding crossover junction endodeoxyribonuclease RuvC: MIVIGIDPGIAICGYGVLYEKDRIEVIDYGVIETGSDLSKPKRLKKVYESYIELLEKYNPDAVAVEELFFNKNAKTAISVGEARGVALLAAALKGVEIYEYTPLQIKQMVVGYGWAKKNQIQEMTRVLLNLKELPKPDDAADALAVALCHLYCKNIEKIYGV, from the coding sequence ATGATAGTAATAGGCATAGATCCGGGTATTGCAATTTGCGGTTACGGTGTTCTTTACGAAAAGGACAGGATCGAAGTAATTGATTATGGTGTTATTGAAACCGGGAGCGACCTTTCCAAGCCCAAAAGATTAAAAAAGGTGTATGAAAGTTATATAGAATTGTTGGAAAAGTACAATCCCGATGCTGTGGCGGTGGAAGAACTGTTTTTTAACAAGAATGCCAAGACGGCTATTTCCGTAGGCGAAGCCCGCGGGGTTGCGCTTTTGGCCGCTGCATTAAAAGGGGTGGAAATATATGAATATACACCTCTTCAGATAAAACAGATGGTAGTGGGATATGGATGGGCTAAAAAAAACCAAATACAGGAAATGACAAGGGTACTGCTTAATCTAAAAGAATTACCAAAGCCGGATGATGCTGCTGATGCTTTGGCGGTGGCCCTGTGTCATCTTTATTGTAAAAACATAGAAAAAATTTACGGGGTGTAA
- the queA gene encoding tRNA preQ1(34) S-adenosylmethionine ribosyltransferase-isomerase QueA, which translates to MDLKEFYYDLPEELIAQEPLKERDKSRLLVLKKETGEMEHKIFYEIINYMNEGDCLVLNNTKVIPARLIGEREDTRGTIEFVLLNRIKGNIWEVLVKPGRRAKLGKNFIFGDGLLKARVIDYTEAGGRIVEFSYEGIFEEILDQLGEMPVPPYIKKKLEEKDRYQTVYAKFPGSAAAPTAGLHFTAELLEKIKEKGVKIAYITLHVGLGTFRPVKVREIEKHKMHAEYYEISQETADIINNTKKEGKRLFAVGTTTTRTLETVSDPKGFVTAKKGFTDLFIYPGYKFKAIDALITNFHLPESTLIMLVCAFAGKEKVMRSYEEAVKNRYRFFSFGDAMLIV; encoded by the coding sequence ATGGATTTAAAAGAATTTTACTACGATTTACCCGAGGAACTAATTGCTCAGGAACCGTTAAAAGAAAGGGACAAATCAAGGCTTCTGGTTTTAAAAAAGGAAACCGGCGAAATGGAACATAAAATTTTTTATGAGATTATTAATTATATGAATGAAGGGGATTGCTTGGTATTAAATAATACGAAAGTGATACCCGCCAGGTTAATTGGTGAAAGAGAAGACACAAGAGGCACCATTGAGTTTGTTTTATTAAACAGAATAAAAGGGAATATATGGGAAGTACTGGTAAAACCCGGTAGAAGGGCAAAATTAGGGAAAAACTTTATTTTTGGTGATGGTTTATTAAAAGCAAGGGTGATTGATTACACTGAAGCGGGAGGAAGAATAGTAGAATTCTCTTATGAGGGGATATTTGAAGAGATTTTGGACCAACTGGGAGAAATGCCCGTACCCCCTTATATAAAAAAGAAGCTTGAAGAAAAGGACCGGTATCAAACTGTTTATGCTAAATTTCCCGGATCTGCGGCTGCACCAACGGCTGGTCTTCATTTCACCGCTGAATTATTAGAAAAAATTAAAGAAAAAGGTGTAAAAATTGCTTATATTACCCTGCATGTAGGGCTCGGCACTTTCAGACCGGTTAAGGTAAGAGAAATTGAAAAACACAAAATGCACGCCGAATACTACGAAATTTCTCAGGAAACAGCCGATATTATTAATAATACAAAAAAAGAAGGGAAAAGATTATTTGCGGTGGGGACAACTACGACGAGAACCCTCGAAACGGTAAGTGATCCCAAAGGATTTGTTACTGCGAAAAAAGGCTTTACGGATTTATTCATATATCCAGGCTATAAATTCAAGGCCATTGATGCTCTAATTACAAATTTTCACTTACCCGAGTCCACTTTGATAATGCTGGTTTGCGCTTTTGCAGGGAAGGAAAAAGTAATGAGATCATATGAAGAAGCTGTGAAAAATAGGTACAGGTTTTTTTCCTTTGGAGATGCTATGTTGATTGTATAG
- a CDS encoding SpoIID/LytB domain-containing protein: protein MKKFLLSFAMIFWIVLAFANFPVYGQDVSEKNIRIGLFFDKTAKESYTIRSSSGFNILVKQNNENGEFKVIAEIDFTELEVALQNGKVIFLKSGNPISNLSLEISPEKPVYISSKSGIIFFEGKQYRGNIGLFPDLSKKGMTAINELNIEEYLYGVIPLEMAPSWPMEALKAQAVAARTFAVYNLNKWAKYGFDLTANSSDQVYGGYDCESPRTNQAVELTRGEIIYYKDKPVLAFFHSNSGGFTEDFKDWYTQELPYLKSKKDLFSEEVADVWEKHFSFEELGNYLKTMGFDPGDITDFIISERSSTGRVKKVIIKGTKGEKSFSSNEIRNLLSLKSTLFEVNKNITTERQIYAITGNGIFSLNGFDASDKVYIESKNGKNSLSDLLNIYIMGKDTINKLQAASGIKIIGRGWGHGIGMSQWGARVMAEKGYNYKDILSFYYTGVTIGR from the coding sequence ATGAAAAAATTTTTATTATCCTTTGCGATGATATTTTGGATCGTTCTAGCATTCGCTAATTTTCCGGTTTATGGTCAGGATGTATCTGAAAAAAATATTAGAATAGGACTTTTTTTTGATAAAACCGCAAAGGAAAGTTATACTATAAGATCAAGTTCGGGATTTAATATTTTGGTTAAACAAAATAATGAAAATGGAGAATTTAAAGTAATTGCTGAAATAGATTTTACTGAATTAGAGGTAGCCCTGCAAAATGGAAAAGTAATATTTTTAAAATCCGGTAACCCTATTTCCAATTTGAGTCTTGAGATATCACCGGAAAAACCCGTTTATATTTCCTCAAAATCTGGAATTATTTTTTTTGAAGGAAAGCAATACAGAGGTAATATTGGATTGTTCCCTGATTTATCAAAAAAAGGTATGACGGCAATAAATGAATTAAACATTGAAGAATACCTTTACGGTGTAATACCTCTTGAAATGGCACCTTCGTGGCCTATGGAGGCTTTGAAGGCTCAAGCAGTTGCAGCCAGAACTTTTGCGGTATACAACTTAAATAAATGGGCTAAGTACGGTTTTGATTTAACGGCAAATTCTTCTGATCAAGTTTACGGAGGTTATGATTGCGAAAGTCCGAGGACCAACCAGGCTGTAGAATTAACCCGGGGAGAAATAATATATTATAAAGATAAGCCCGTATTGGCCTTTTTTCATTCCAATAGCGGAGGATTTACGGAAGATTTCAAAGATTGGTACACACAGGAACTGCCTTATCTCAAATCAAAGAAAGACCTATTTTCAGAGGAAGTAGCGGATGTATGGGAAAAACATTTTTCTTTTGAGGAGCTGGGAAACTATTTAAAAACAATGGGCTTCGATCCCGGAGATATAACGGATTTTATAATTTCTGAGAGGAGCAGCACCGGTAGGGTAAAAAAAGTTATAATAAAAGGGACAAAAGGGGAAAAATCCTTTTCCTCTAATGAAATAAGAAATTTGCTTTCTTTAAAAAGCACTCTTTTTGAAGTAAACAAAAACATAACTACCGAAAGACAAATATATGCAATTACCGGTAATGGAATATTTAGTTTAAACGGTTTTGATGCTTCAGACAAAGTTTATATTGAATCAAAAAATGGTAAAAATTCCTTATCCGATTTATTAAACATTTATATTATGGGGAAAGATACTATAAATAAGCTCCAGGCCGCTTCCGGGATTAAAATTATCGGCCGAGGCTGGGGACACGGAATAGGGATGAGCCAGTGGGGTGCCAGGGTAATGGCAGAAAAAGGATATAATTATAAGGATATACTTTCTTTTTACTATACAGGAGTAACCATAGGGAGATGA
- a CDS encoding BofC C-terminal domain-containing protein, with protein sequence MPKKIYFVYFIIFFLGVLLGSIFPKNYNFLPKSSELSNIVKHTFEDEIITEKTRIVCFTYYKKCGHTRVFDIPVQKYIGQKFTDFEKGLESGVKIEKFSSDEIIIKKEEDSYCDDHYYIGTKDGFVSLFKGVPGEPSVIIEKTDIPTDVLKEEDRDILERGIVIKDREEFYKILEGLSN encoded by the coding sequence ATGCCCAAAAAAATTTATTTTGTTTATTTTATAATTTTTTTTCTGGGAGTCCTGCTGGGAAGTATTTTTCCAAAAAATTATAATTTCCTTCCAAAATCCTCTGAACTTTCAAATATTGTTAAACATACCTTTGAAGATGAAATAATTACAGAAAAAACCAGAATAGTATGCTTTACATACTACAAAAAATGTGGACATACCAGGGTTTTTGATATACCTGTTCAAAAATATATTGGACAAAAGTTTACCGATTTTGAAAAGGGATTGGAAAGCGGTGTAAAAATAGAGAAATTTTCTTCGGATGAAATAATTATAAAAAAGGAAGAAGATTCTTATTGCGATGACCATTATTATATAGGGACAAAAGACGGTTTTGTTTCATTGTTTAAGGGAGTACCGGGAGAACCTTCGGTGATTATAGAAAAAACCGATATTCCCACCGATGTTTTGAAAGAAGAAGATAGGGATATTTTAGAACGGGGTATTGTTATAAAGGACAGGGAAGAATTTTATAAAATATTAGAAGGGTTAAGTAATTGA
- the ruvA gene encoding Holliday junction branch migration protein RuvA: MFEFIKGILIDLNPSFAIIEAGGLGYRMNISLNTYEKIKEYIKQEIKLFSYLVVKEDSLDLYGFYDREERDFFISLNKVSGIGPKLALTILSYSDVNLLKKAISFEDVSKLSSIPGIGKKTAQKLILELKDKIKYIESDSNSIYEAREVLLTLGFKMEEVNKALSNVDKTKDTEEIIKEALKFFSK, encoded by the coding sequence ATGTTCGAATTCATAAAAGGTATACTGATAGATTTAAACCCCTCTTTTGCCATTATCGAAGCAGGTGGCCTTGGATACAGGATGAACATATCCCTTAATACCTATGAAAAGATAAAAGAGTACATAAAACAAGAAATAAAGCTTTTTAGCTACTTAGTGGTTAAGGAAGATTCTTTAGATTTATACGGTTTTTACGACAGGGAGGAGAGGGATTTTTTTATTTCCCTAAATAAAGTTTCTGGAATAGGACCAAAACTTGCTCTTACGATATTATCGTATTCAGATGTAAATTTATTAAAAAAAGCAATCAGTTTTGAAGATGTCAGCAAGCTGAGTTCGATTCCCGGTATAGGGAAAAAAACGGCTCAGAAATTGATTCTGGAATTAAAAGATAAAATAAAATATATTGAAAGCGATTCAAATTCTATTTATGAAGCAAGGGAAGTACTATTAACCTTAGGATTCAAAATGGAAGAAGTAAACAAAGCCCTTTCAAATGTAGATAAAACAAAGGACACCGAGGAGATAATAAAAGAAGCTCTGAAGTTTTTTTCAAAATAG
- the ruvB gene encoding Holliday junction branch migration DNA helicase RuvB, translating into MKDRIVTPLLKNSEDAELEISLRPKTFDEYIGQESVKENLRIFVKAALMRKEPLDHVLLYGPPGLGKTTLAFIIAKEMGVNIRITSGPAIERPGDLAAILTGLGEGDILFIDEIHRLHPSVEEVLYPAMEDFCLDIVIGKGPAAKSIRLNLKPFTLIGATTKAGMLTSPLRDRFGVRCHLEFYKKEELMLIIKRAAEILGVIIDVEAAEKIAECSRGTPRIANRLLRRIRDFAQVKAKGIITREVAEEGLKLLNVDSKGLDQEDRRLLLTIIERFKGGPVGIEALASALNEEVSTIEDIYEPYLLKEGFIIRTARGRMAAEKAYEHLGIKRD; encoded by the coding sequence TTGAAAGATAGAATTGTTACTCCTTTGTTGAAAAACAGCGAAGATGCTGAACTGGAAATAAGCCTTAGGCCAAAGACCTTTGACGAATACATAGGGCAGGAGAGCGTGAAAGAAAATCTTAGAATTTTCGTAAAAGCCGCACTGATGAGGAAAGAACCCTTGGATCATGTATTGCTTTACGGTCCTCCTGGTCTCGGTAAGACCACCTTAGCATTTATAATAGCTAAGGAAATGGGGGTTAATATAAGGATTACTTCCGGTCCTGCTATTGAAAGACCGGGTGATTTGGCAGCAATATTAACGGGTTTGGGAGAAGGCGATATACTTTTCATAGATGAAATTCACAGACTGCATCCATCGGTAGAAGAAGTTTTATATCCTGCGATGGAGGACTTTTGCTTGGACATAGTCATAGGCAAAGGACCTGCGGCAAAATCCATAAGGCTTAATTTAAAACCCTTTACTCTAATAGGAGCAACAACCAAAGCTGGTATGCTTACCTCTCCTTTAAGGGATAGATTTGGGGTAAGATGCCATTTGGAATTTTACAAAAAGGAAGAATTGATGTTGATTATTAAAAGAGCTGCTGAAATTCTCGGCGTAATTATAGATGTAGAGGCGGCAGAGAAAATTGCTGAATGTTCCCGGGGAACACCGAGAATTGCAAACCGCCTTTTAAGGAGGATAAGAGACTTTGCCCAGGTAAAAGCAAAAGGGATAATTACCCGGGAAGTGGCGGAAGAAGGTTTGAAATTATTGAATGTGGATTCCAAGGGGCTCGATCAAGAGGATAGAAGGCTATTGTTGACCATAATAGAGAGATTTAAGGGAGGGCCCGTAGGAATAGAGGCCTTGGCTTCAGCTTTAAATGAGGAAGTATCGACAATAGAAGATATTTATGAACCCTATTTATTAAAAGAGGGATTTATTATAAGGACCGCAAGAGGAAGAATGGCCGCTGAAAAGGCTTACGAGCATTTGGGTATTAAAAGGGATTGA
- a CDS encoding YigZ family protein: MAIMEYLTVKHESQAELLIKKSRFIAHVKSVETINEAETFISSIKRKYYDATHNTYAFSVGLEVEEIQKSNDDGEPSGTAGKPILEIIRMKNLKNTVVVVTRYFGGILLGAGGLIRAYGECAKQGIEKAGIIKKIKCDRYLMEVDYQIFNKIEKLFKEKGFVIKEKRYLEKVIFEIFKPYYLGLSPDVLVKDNGYLNVTVRWLGNDFAEIDNDNNFM; this comes from the coding sequence ATGGCAATAATGGAATATCTGACGGTAAAACACGAATCGCAAGCGGAATTATTAATAAAAAAATCCAGGTTTATAGCTCATGTTAAATCGGTGGAAACTATAAATGAAGCGGAAACATTTATTTCTTCGATAAAAAGAAAATACTACGATGCCACACACAACACTTATGCTTTTAGCGTGGGCCTTGAGGTCGAGGAGATACAAAAATCAAATGATGATGGTGAACCGAGCGGTACTGCTGGAAAGCCAATATTAGAAATAATAAGAATGAAAAATTTAAAAAATACCGTGGTTGTAGTTACAAGGTACTTTGGAGGCATATTACTGGGAGCGGGAGGATTGATCAGGGCATATGGCGAATGTGCAAAACAAGGTATAGAAAAGGCGGGTATTATAAAAAAAATTAAATGTGATAGGTATTTAATGGAGGTAGATTATCAAATATTTAATAAGATAGAGAAACTCTTCAAGGAAAAAGGTTTTGTAATTAAAGAAAAACGATATTTGGAAAAAGTAATTTTTGAAATATTTAAACCCTATTATTTAGGTCTTTCTCCCGATGTGTTGGTAAAAGATAATGGATATTTAAATGTAACTGTTAGATGGTTAGGTAACGATTTTGCTGAAATAGATAACGATAATAATTTTATGTAA
- a CDS encoding YebC/PmpR family DNA-binding transcriptional regulator, with amino-acid sequence MSGHSKWANIKHKKAKMDAQKGKLYTKLSKMIIVAVREGGPDPNANSKLRDLIEKAKEANMPNENIMRAIKRGSGELGGENVEHVMYEGYGPGGVAIMLSAMTDNRNRTASEIRHLFDKYGGNLGEAGCVAWMFEKKGLILIEKNERTNVDDIMMIAIEAGAEDIQEQEDSIEITTSTENYEQVKKALKDNNIVLSSAEITYLPKSTVEVSGKDAEMLEKLLDVLEDHDDVEEVYSNYDSK; translated from the coding sequence ATGTCGGGGCATTCAAAATGGGCAAATATCAAGCATAAAAAAGCAAAAATGGATGCTCAAAAGGGAAAGCTTTATACGAAGCTTAGCAAAATGATAATTGTTGCAGTTAGGGAAGGCGGCCCTGATCCTAATGCCAACAGCAAATTAAGGGATCTTATAGAAAAAGCGAAAGAAGCTAATATGCCCAACGAAAACATAATGCGGGCAATTAAAAGAGGTAGTGGAGAGTTAGGTGGCGAAAATGTAGAACATGTTATGTATGAAGGTTACGGTCCCGGCGGTGTCGCTATAATGTTATCGGCTATGACGGATAATAGAAACAGGACTGCCAGCGAAATTCGCCATCTTTTCGATAAATACGGTGGAAATCTCGGCGAAGCCGGTTGCGTAGCCTGGATGTTTGAAAAAAAGGGGCTTATTTTAATAGAAAAAAATGAAAGAACGAATGTAGATGACATTATGATGATTGCCATTGAAGCAGGAGCTGAGGATATACAGGAGCAAGAAGATTCAATAGAAATCACCACATCAACGGAAAATTATGAACAGGTAAAAAAGGCTTTAAAGGATAATAATATTGTTCTTTCTTCGGCCGAAATAACTTACCTTCCGAAAAGCACGGTAGAGGTAAGTGGCAAAGACGCGGAGATGTTGGAAAAATTGCTTGATGTCTTGGAAGATCATGATGATGTAGAAGAAGTGTATTCTAACTACGACTCTAAATAA